Proteins from a single region of Pacificitalea manganoxidans:
- the xylA gene encoding xylose isomerase, translated as MSDFFGDIAPVSYNPDAEGLAYRHYNPDEVVAGKRMEDHLRFAVAYWHSFAWPGGDPFGGQTFDRPWWGDDMAAARLKAEIAFEMFEILGVPYFCWHDADIRPEGDSFAASKRNFDEIIDLFAEKLDSSKVKLLWGTANLFSHRRFMSGAATNPDPDVFAWSAATVKNCLDATHRLGGQNYVLWGGREGYETLLNTDLGQELDHMGRFLNMVVDYKHKIGFQGQILIEPKPQEPTKHQYDYDVATVYGFLQKYGLEKEVKLNIEQGHAILAGHSFEHELAMARELGVLGSIDMNRNDYQSGWDTDQFPNNVPEVALAYYEILKAGGFDKGGTNFDSKLRRQSLDPSDLIEAHVGAMDICARGLKAAAQMLEDDALEAPRRARYAGWETPEAQAMLTSDLETIAARVEAGEVNPAPRSGQQEKLENIVSRYV; from the coding sequence ATGTCCGACTTCTTTGGTGACATCGCGCCCGTTTCCTACAATCCCGACGCCGAGGGTCTGGCCTATCGGCATTACAACCCCGACGAGGTCGTGGCGGGCAAACGGATGGAGGATCATCTGCGGTTCGCGGTGGCCTATTGGCACAGCTTTGCATGGCCCGGCGGCGATCCGTTCGGCGGCCAGACCTTTGACCGGCCGTGGTGGGGCGATGACATGGCCGCCGCGCGGCTGAAGGCCGAAATCGCGTTCGAGATGTTCGAGATCCTCGGCGTGCCGTATTTCTGCTGGCACGACGCCGATATCCGCCCCGAAGGTGACAGCTTTGCCGCCAGCAAGCGCAACTTCGATGAGATCATCGACCTGTTCGCGGAGAAGCTCGACAGCTCGAAGGTGAAGCTGCTGTGGGGCACGGCGAACCTGTTTTCCCACCGTCGGTTCATGTCCGGCGCAGCGACCAACCCCGATCCGGACGTATTCGCGTGGTCAGCGGCGACAGTGAAAAACTGTCTCGACGCGACGCACCGTCTGGGCGGCCAGAATTACGTCCTGTGGGGCGGGCGCGAGGGCTATGAGACCCTGCTTAACACCGATCTGGGACAGGAACTGGACCATATGGGCCGCTTCCTGAACATGGTCGTCGATTACAAGCACAAGATCGGTTTTCAGGGCCAGATCCTGATCGAGCCAAAGCCGCAGGAGCCGACCAAGCATCAGTATGATTACGATGTCGCGACGGTCTATGGCTTCTTGCAGAAGTATGGGCTGGAAAAAGAGGTGAAGCTCAACATCGAGCAGGGGCACGCGATCCTTGCCGGGCATTCGTTCGAACATGAATTGGCGATGGCGCGGGAACTGGGGGTGCTGGGGTCCATCGACATGAACCGCAATGACTATCAGTCCGGCTGGGACACGGACCAGTTCCCCAACAATGTGCCCGAAGTGGCGCTGGCCTATTACGAGATCCTGAAAGCAGGCGGATTCGACAAGGGCGGCACCAATTTCGATTCCAAGCTGCGGCGCCAGTCCCTCGACCCGTCGGATCTGATCGAGGCGCATGTGGGGGCGATGGATATCTGCGCGCGCGGGCTGAAAGCCGCCGCACAGATGCTGGAGGACGACGCGCTGGAGGCTCCGCGCCGTGCCCGTTACGCCGGATGGGAGACCCCGGAGGCGCAGGCGATGCTGACCAGCGATCTGGAAACCATTGCCGCGCGTGTCGAGGCCGGCGAGGTCAACCCCGCGCCGCGTTCCGGCCAGCAGGAGAAACTCGAAAACATCGTCAGCCGCTACGTCTGA
- a CDS encoding LacI family DNA-binding transcriptional regulator, with protein MTDRAPTLSDVAALAGVSYATADRVVNARGGVAEKSARRVRAAVRQLGYIRNVAAANLSQRRIYRFAVVLPAGPNAFFAHMRALLAEAQDRLAADRVALSIIEVPAFDAGALAARLMALAEDDLDGLALVGTDDAEVLTALAALRARGVAVVSLVSDLPDAARDAYVGIDNAVAGRTAARMIGLGHGGRAGRVLPIVGAVSAPDHAQRLNGLRAVLDQHYPTLTLAPEIEGRDRHEEVETQLTARLATDPAISAIYSIGAGNAGLIRVLEQWPGDRPHPFVVVHELVAHTRAALERGVIDLIIDQRPGDEIALALGRLREIADRTTPTRAAEPVVPALYVPENLPPATAASLAKET; from the coding sequence ATGACGGACAGAGCCCCGACATTGTCGGACGTCGCCGCGTTGGCGGGGGTCAGCTACGCCACGGCGGACCGGGTGGTGAACGCGCGCGGCGGCGTGGCCGAAAAATCCGCGCGCCGGGTCCGCGCGGCGGTGCGTCAGCTGGGCTATATCCGCAATGTCGCCGCCGCCAACCTGTCGCAGCGGCGGATTTACCGGTTCGCCGTGGTGCTGCCCGCCGGGCCGAACGCGTTTTTCGCCCATATGCGCGCCTTGCTCGCCGAGGCGCAGGACAGGCTTGCCGCCGACCGTGTGGCCCTTTCGATCATCGAGGTTCCGGCCTTCGACGCCGGGGCGCTGGCGGCGCGGTTGATGGCGCTGGCGGAGGACGACCTTGACGGGCTCGCGCTTGTCGGGACCGACGATGCCGAAGTTCTGACCGCGCTTGCGGCGTTGCGCGCACGCGGGGTGGCGGTGGTGTCGCTGGTGTCCGATCTGCCCGATGCGGCGCGCGATGCCTATGTGGGGATCGATAACGCGGTGGCCGGGCGCACGGCTGCGCGAATGATAGGGCTGGGCCACGGTGGCCGGGCCGGGCGGGTGCTGCCGATCGTCGGGGCGGTCAGCGCGCCGGACCACGCGCAGAGGCTTAACGGGCTGCGCGCTGTGCTCGACCAGCACTATCCCACGCTGACACTTGCCCCCGAAATCGAAGGTCGCGACCGCCATGAGGAGGTGGAGACGCAGCTGACCGCGCGGCTTGCCACTGATCCGGCCATCAGCGCGATCTACAGTATCGGCGCGGGCAATGCCGGCCTGATCCGGGTGCTGGAGCAGTGGCCCGGTGACCGTCCCCATCCGTTTGTCGTAGTGCATGAACTGGTGGCCCATACCCGCGCCGCGTTGGAGCGCGGGGTGATCGACCTAATCATCGACCAGCGCCCCGGCGATGAGATCGCGCTGGCGCTTGGCCGTCTGCGTGAGATCGCCGACCGCACGACCCCTACACGTGCCGCAGAGCCGGTCGTTCCGGCCCTCTACGTCCCCGAAAACCTGCCGCCTGCGACGGCGGCGTCTTTAGCGAAAGAGACCTGA
- a CDS encoding sensor histidine kinase codes for MIAPRHPRQAARLQALRSYDILDTDPDRAFDEIVQLASQLCGTPISVVNLIDSSRQWFKAETGLGVRETPIESSICAHAILEDDFVEIPDTLADPRMADNPLCQAEPGLRFYAGALLRTSEGLPLGTLCVLDYERRELTDLQRTTLKVLAHQVMAQLELRKALHSGEILRKEIDHRAKNSLQSLASFARFQKRTYTSPEAQEALSSVLVRVDAMSRLHQQLYQSDEQNEVRLDTYVRTVCSHLEGLAPPGVRLEVTTAPLHVGAQQAVAIGTFLNEFVTNSYKHAFPEGRAGTVSVTLAQEGADMARLVCADDGVGMGETDTPQGSGLGMKIAQVVCLELNCDLSLQSTSQGLTATLAFDALPASA; via the coding sequence ATGATTGCGCCCCGGCATCCCCGCCAAGCCGCCCGGCTGCAGGCGCTACGCTCCTATGACATCCTCGACACCGATCCTGATCGTGCGTTCGATGAGATCGTGCAACTTGCGTCTCAGCTTTGCGGCACGCCAATTTCCGTGGTCAACCTGATCGATTCCAGTCGGCAATGGTTCAAGGCCGAAACCGGCCTTGGCGTGCGCGAAACCCCGATTGAAAGCTCCATCTGCGCCCATGCGATCTTGGAGGATGATTTCGTCGAAATCCCCGACACGCTTGCCGATCCGCGCATGGCTGACAATCCACTCTGCCAAGCGGAGCCTGGGCTGCGCTTTTACGCGGGGGCGCTGCTGAGAACGTCCGAGGGCCTGCCGCTCGGGACGCTCTGCGTGCTGGATTACGAACGCCGGGAACTGACCGATCTACAACGCACCACGCTGAAGGTGCTGGCCCATCAGGTCATGGCGCAACTGGAATTGCGCAAGGCTCTGCATTCCGGGGAGATCCTGCGCAAAGAGATCGACCACCGGGCGAAAAATTCGCTGCAATCGCTGGCCTCGTTCGCGCGGTTCCAGAAACGCACCTATACCTCCCCCGAGGCGCAGGAGGCGCTGTCATCGGTCTTGGTGCGCGTCGATGCGATGTCGCGCCTGCACCAGCAACTTTACCAGTCCGACGAACAGAACGAAGTGCGGCTCGACACCTATGTGCGCACGGTGTGCAGCCATCTCGAAGGTCTGGCACCTCCCGGTGTAAGGCTGGAGGTGACAACCGCGCCTTTGCATGTGGGCGCCCAACAGGCGGTGGCAATCGGAACGTTCCTCAACGAATTCGTCACCAATTCGTATAAGCACGCGTTTCCCGAAGGGCGCGCAGGCACTGTCTCGGTGACCCTCGCGCAGGAAGGGGCTGATATGGCGCGGCTTGTCTGCGCCGATGATGGCGTCGGCATGGGCGAAACCGACACGCCGCAGGGTTCTGGCTTGGGGATGAAAATCGCGCAGGTCGTGTGCCTTGAGCTCAACTGCGACCTGTCGCTGCAAAGCACCTCGCAGGGGCTGACCGCGACGCTTGCCTTCGACGCGCTGCCCGCTTCGGCCTGA
- a CDS encoding CcdB family protein: MAQFHVYRLPDGMAVLDLQTDLIETGTRVVAPLLPVTPDLPAIRRLEPVFELGEVPLALHTAELAAVPAHLLTVSVADLREHQDTIRAALDMVFSGF, encoded by the coding sequence ATGGCACAATTTCATGTCTACCGGCTGCCCGATGGGATGGCCGTGCTCGATTTGCAGACCGATCTGATCGAGACCGGCACACGGGTCGTTGCGCCGCTGCTGCCTGTGACCCCGGATCTGCCCGCCATCCGGCGGCTGGAGCCGGTGTTTGAACTGGGGGAGGTGCCGCTGGCCCTGCACACGGCGGAACTGGCAGCGGTGCCTGCGCATCTGCTGACTGTTTCGGTCGCGGATCTGCGGGAGCATCAGGACACGATCCGCGCCGCGCTCGACATGGTGTTTTCCGGGTTCTGA
- a CDS encoding type II toxin-antitoxin system CcdA family antitoxin, which translates to MASLSKRRTNVTIDSGLLDAARSYGLNVSAISEAALDQAVRRAQADAWVAENQDAIDKRRDWVAQNGAPLARWQAWSAD; encoded by the coding sequence ATGGCCTCCCTCTCCAAACGGCGCACCAATGTCACTATCGACAGCGGCCTTCTCGACGCGGCGCGCAGCTACGGGCTGAACGTGTCGGCGATCAGTGAGGCGGCGTTGGATCAGGCCGTGCGCCGCGCGCAGGCCGACGCGTGGGTCGCCGAAAATCAGGATGCCATCGACAAACGCCGCGACTGGGTTGCGCAGAACGGTGCGCCGCTGGCCCGGTGGCAGGCATGGTCGGCGGACTGA
- a CDS encoding Rieske (2Fe-2S) protein, whose translation MSDYQAAAPLDQITPGQVHAVAFAGHMIGLTLLADGSPRAFQSLCPHDKANLAGGRIEGCTLHCPRHFARFDLDDGAVSAGWRIDDLKIYPARISAGQVEVDAAAVRANPPEGRKTVWIMG comes from the coding sequence ATGTCCGATTATCAAGCTGCTGCTCCGCTGGATCAGATCACGCCGGGACAGGTTCACGCGGTCGCCTTTGCCGGGCATATGATCGGGCTGACCCTGTTGGCCGACGGCAGCCCCCGCGCGTTTCAAAGCCTGTGCCCCCATGACAAAGCCAACCTTGCGGGCGGGCGTATCGAAGGCTGCACCCTGCATTGCCCGCGCCATTTCGCGCGGTTCGATCTGGATGACGGTGCGGTTTCGGCGGGCTGGCGGATCGACGACCTGAAGATCTATCCCGCGCGGATCAGCGCCGGACAGGTGGAGGTCGACGCCGCCGCAGTGCGCGCCAATCCCCCCGAGGGGCGAAAAACCGTCTGGATCATGGGCTGA
- a CDS encoding amidohydrolase/deacetylase family metallohydrolase yields the protein METGFDTVLKGGRVIDPATGRDGVFDVGVKGGKITAIEPQISAPATETIDATDKVVIAGMIDTHGHIYQHVTGKFGLNPDMVGVRSGVTTIIDQGGPSCMTLGGFRHFLADTSKTRLFCFISAYLVGGLEGHMYPDLYGPIGVNPEHTIRVGRENLDIVRGVKAHAEIGGQSRWGLEVIKVGKQISRDLGLPLYIHLGQLWPSVEEGPVPDPDELIRELVPIMDEGDMLAHPFTRHPGGFVSETGEVHPIVFEAIERGVRVDVGHGSHFSFEVAKKVLDSGIKPFTLGADMHGYNVTVPPEGMQKEVRESNPFFGVAPFNLTVAMTELMTLGMSLNDVVATVTQNPASVLGKSDELGSIAVGRCADISVLEIINGRFKLSDNSGVEVVTDKLVRPVMCLKDGERFDADSPLIPDPVLA from the coding sequence ATGGAAACGGGGTTCGATACCGTCCTGAAGGGCGGGCGCGTGATTGATCCGGCGACGGGGCGCGACGGGGTGTTCGACGTGGGCGTGAAGGGCGGCAAGATCACGGCTATCGAGCCGCAGATCAGCGCCCCGGCGACCGAAACCATCGACGCCACCGACAAGGTGGTGATCGCCGGGATGATCGACACGCACGGCCATATCTACCAGCATGTCACCGGCAAATTCGGTCTGAACCCCGACATGGTTGGTGTCCGCTCCGGCGTGACGACGATCATCGATCAGGGTGGCCCCAGCTGCATGACGCTGGGCGGGTTCCGGCATTTCTTGGCCGACACGTCGAAAACCCGTCTGTTCTGCTTTATCTCGGCCTATCTCGTCGGCGGGCTCGAAGGGCATATGTATCCCGACCTTTACGGCCCCATCGGTGTGAACCCCGAACACACGATCCGTGTCGGGCGCGAGAACCTCGACATTGTGCGCGGTGTGAAGGCGCATGCGGAAATCGGCGGTCAGTCCCGCTGGGGTCTTGAGGTGATCAAGGTCGGCAAGCAGATTTCCCGCGATCTGGGTCTGCCGCTTTATATCCATCTGGGGCAGCTTTGGCCGTCCGTGGAGGAAGGCCCCGTGCCCGATCCCGATGAACTGATCCGGGAACTGGTGCCGATCATGGACGAGGGCGACATGCTGGCGCATCCGTTCACCCGCCATCCCGGCGGCTTTGTATCGGAAACCGGCGAAGTGCACCCGATCGTGTTCGAAGCGATCGAGCGCGGGGTGCGCGTCGATGTGGGGCATGGCTCGCATTTCAGCTTCGAGGTCGCCAAGAAGGTTCTCGATTCGGGCATCAAGCCGTTCACGCTGGGCGCCGACATGCACGGCTATAACGTCACCGTGCCGCCCGAAGGCATGCAGAAGGAAGTGCGCGAATCCAACCCGTTCTTCGGGGTGGCGCCGTTCAACCTGACCGTGGCGATGACCGAGTTGATGACCCTTGGCATGAGTCTGAACGACGTGGTTGCAACCGTGACGCAGAACCCCGCGTCGGTGCTGGGCAAGTCTGATGAGCTGGGCTCCATCGCCGTGGGCCGCTGCGCCGATATTTCGGTGCTGGAGATCATCAACGGACGGTTCAAGCTGTCGGACAACTCGGGTGTCGAGGTCGTCACCGATAAGCTGGTGCGCCCGGTGATGTGCCTGAAGGATGGCGAACGGTTCGACGCGGATTCGCCGCTGATCCCGGATCCGGTTCTGGCCTGA
- a CDS encoding oxamate carbamoyltransferase subunit AllG family protein, with protein MTSIWEGIHPRLTGCDSLARAVPHLPPRTLLHAGPPYAAPDAVPVPVRNAACAALLSEGWADTIDEAAEMLRSGAVHLAPAQDFDVVTPLACVVPPSMPVLRVEACGLMRLTPVNDGPADGALRFGDSQTQAQIARIKALRGWLPHIVDLVGDGVDLLPLMNTAIHAGDDLHGSVAQLTDALADALTVPAAAPADLLAYIRTPLFGLNPVMAAASVLSAALATRQGAPVVVAAGGNGVDFGWKSSATPDIWEARPAHAPVGPMMKPDAPVLPAIGDSAVIDALGLGAAILRHAPALRDALAPFHPPQAFTPQASACFLAPHPALPGDIRLGLPMTALSDHPGIMLAMLGAGGEGLIGRGIAPWPAP; from the coding sequence ATGACCTCGATCTGGGAAGGAATTCACCCACGGCTGACCGGATGTGACAGCCTTGCCCGTGCCGTGCCGCACCTGCCGCCGCGCACCCTGCTCCATGCCGGTCCGCCCTATGCCGCGCCGGATGCAGTGCCCGTCCCGGTGCGGAATGCAGCCTGCGCCGCACTGCTGTCCGAAGGCTGGGCCGACACCATCGACGAGGCCGCCGAAATGCTGCGCTCGGGGGCGGTGCATTTGGCCCCGGCGCAGGATTTCGATGTGGTCACCCCGCTGGCCTGCGTCGTGCCCCCCAGCATGCCGGTGCTGCGGGTCGAGGCCTGCGGCCTGATGCGGCTGACCCCGGTCAATGACGGCCCGGCGGATGGCGCGCTTCGGTTCGGCGACAGCCAGACGCAGGCCCAGATTGCCCGCATTAAGGCGCTGCGGGGTTGGCTGCCGCATATTGTGGATCTGGTAGGCGATGGCGTGGATTTGCTGCCGCTGATGAACACCGCAATCCACGCGGGCGACGATCTGCATGGCTCTGTCGCGCAGTTGACCGACGCGCTGGCGGATGCGCTGACCGTCCCTGCCGCCGCGCCCGCGGACCTTCTCGCCTATATCCGCACGCCGCTCTTCGGGCTGAACCCGGTGATGGCCGCGGCCTCGGTTCTCAGCGCCGCGCTCGCCACGCGCCAAGGCGCGCCCGTGGTGGTGGCCGCCGGGGGCAATGGCGTTGATTTCGGGTGGAAAAGCTCTGCCACACCCGACATCTGGGAAGCCCGGCCCGCCCACGCGCCCGTAGGGCCGATGATGAAGCCAGACGCGCCGGTATTGCCCGCCATCGGCGATAGCGCGGTGATCGATGCGCTGGGTCTGGGTGCGGCGATCCTGCGTCACGCCCCTGCGCTGCGCGACGCGCTTGCCCCGTTCCATCCGCCCCAAGCCTTCACCCCGCAGGCCAGCGCCTGTTTCCTCGCCCCGCATCCGGCCCTGCCGGGCGATATCCGGCTTGGCCTGCCGATGACCGCGCTGTCAGACCATCCGGGCATCATGCTGGCCATGCTCGGGGCGGGCGGCGAGGGGCTGATCGGGCGGGGCATCGCCCCGTGGCCCGCGCCCTGA
- a CDS encoding xanthine dehydrogenase family protein molybdopterin-binding subunit yields MPETSHHGVGASLPRLEDDRLLEGRGRFVGDIRLPGMLDVAFLRSPVAHADITGIATPEGAAHQVFTAADLTGVQGIRADSGLPGFRSSIQPVLASDRIRHVGEPIAACVAATRAQAEDIADSIALDYDTLPAVHDMLKARDADAPVLHPGWPENVFLESGVETGFDAATEGATVSFRRQYRTARQCMSPIEGRGVVAWYDDHADQLVIHTATQMPHIVRNGLAECLGLDQGRIRVVAPDVGGGFGYKGILLAEEVCLGWLAMHLRRPVRWIEDRREQLAGNANCREHWYDITGYASADGRLLAVDCEAVVDSGAYSAYPFSACLEAAQVGSILPGPYQMEGYRCRTWSVATNKPAILPYRGVARTGVCFAMELVMDGLAAELGMEPSEFRRRNLVAADQMPFTNITNKIFDSGDYPACLDRAVQALDLPALRARQQAQAADDPRRIGVGLSIFCEQGAHGTSVYSGWGIPMVPGFEQATARLTPDGGLELRVGVHSHGQSLETTLAQVAHEVLGIAPDRVRLVHGDTALTPYSTGTWGSRCMVMAGGAVATACEELSLRIRAIAGTLLQADPDTIQLTGAEARCAAGSVTLRDVAGIWYHRPQDLPAGVDPHGLESTAGYKTVRDTGTFSYACHAAVVAVDTGTGGVEILDYRIVEDGGTLVNPMVVDGQVWGGAAQGIGTALYEEMPFDDAAQPLATTLADYLLPGAGEVPSIPIDHMVTPSPISRFGQKGIGESGAIGPPAAIGNAVNDALRPLRAGVTDLPITPDRVLAALAAADPAEPQPALAEEVRP; encoded by the coding sequence ATGCCCGAAACCTCGCACCACGGCGTCGGCGCGTCACTGCCCCGGCTGGAGGATGACCGCCTGCTGGAAGGGCGCGGGCGGTTCGTCGGGGATATTCGCTTGCCGGGGATGCTCGATGTCGCGTTTCTGCGCAGCCCCGTCGCCCATGCGGACATCACCGGCATCGCCACGCCCGAAGGCGCGGCGCATCAGGTTTTTACCGCCGCCGATCTGACCGGGGTGCAGGGCATCCGCGCCGACAGTGGCCTGCCCGGCTTTCGCAGTTCGATCCAGCCGGTGCTGGCCTCCGACCGCATCCGCCATGTGGGCGAGCCCATCGCTGCCTGCGTCGCCGCCACCCGTGCCCAAGCCGAAGACATCGCCGACAGCATCGCGCTGGACTATGACACCCTGCCCGCCGTGCATGACATGCTGAAGGCCCGCGACGCGGACGCCCCGGTGCTGCATCCCGGCTGGCCTGAAAACGTGTTTCTCGAAAGCGGGGTAGAAACCGGCTTCGACGCCGCAACGGAGGGCGCGACTGTCAGTTTCCGCCGTCAGTATCGCACCGCCCGCCAATGCATGTCCCCGATCGAAGGCCGTGGCGTCGTCGCGTGGTATGACGATCATGCCGACCAGTTGGTGATCCACACCGCCACCCAGATGCCCCATATCGTGCGCAACGGGCTGGCCGAATGTCTGGGGCTCGATCAGGGCCGCATCCGCGTCGTCGCACCCGATGTCGGTGGCGGCTTTGGCTACAAAGGTATCTTGCTGGCCGAAGAGGTCTGCCTCGGTTGGCTGGCCATGCACCTGCGCCGCCCCGTCCGCTGGATCGAGGACCGGCGCGAGCAGCTTGCCGGGAACGCCAACTGCCGGGAACATTGGTATGACATCACCGGCTATGCCTCCGCCGACGGCCGATTGCTGGCGGTGGATTGCGAGGCGGTGGTCGATAGCGGCGCCTATTCCGCCTATCCATTCTCCGCCTGTCTGGAGGCCGCGCAGGTCGGATCGATCCTGCCCGGACCCTACCAGATGGAGGGCTACCGCTGCCGCACATGGTCCGTCGCCACCAACAAGCCCGCGATCCTGCCCTATCGCGGCGTCGCCCGCACTGGGGTCTGTTTCGCAATGGAACTGGTGATGGATGGGCTCGCCGCCGAACTGGGGATGGAGCCTTCGGAATTCCGCCGGCGCAATCTGGTCGCCGCCGATCAGATGCCCTTCACCAATATCACCAACAAGATTTTCGACAGCGGCGATTACCCGGCCTGTCTGGACCGCGCGGTGCAGGCGCTCGATCTACCCGCGCTGCGCGCCCGGCAACAGGCGCAGGCGGCGGACGATCCCCGCCGCATCGGGGTCGGGCTGTCGATCTTCTGCGAGCAGGGCGCGCATGGCACCTCGGTCTATTCCGGCTGGGGCATCCCGATGGTGCCGGGGTTCGAACAGGCCACCGCCCGGCTCACCCCCGATGGCGGGCTGGAACTGCGCGTGGGCGTGCACAGCCACGGCCAGAGCCTTGAGACCACATTGGCGCAGGTCGCGCATGAGGTGCTGGGCATCGCGCCCGACCGGGTGCGGCTGGTGCATGGCGATACCGCGCTGACCCCCTATTCCACCGGCACATGGGGGTCGCGCTGCATGGTGATGGCGGGCGGTGCCGTCGCCACCGCCTGCGAAGAACTCAGCCTCCGCATCCGCGCCATCGCGGGCACGCTGTTGCAGGCCGATCCCGATACGATCCAGCTAACCGGGGCCGAGGCCCGCTGCGCCGCAGGCTCCGTCACCCTGCGCGATGTGGCAGGCATCTGGTATCACCGCCCCCAAGATCTGCCCGCCGGGGTCGATCCCCACGGGCTGGAAAGCACGGCGGGGTATAAGACGGTGCGCGACACCGGCACGTTTTCCTATGCCTGTCACGCGGCAGTCGTGGCGGTCGATACCGGCACCGGCGGGGTCGAGATACTGGATTACCGCATCGTCGAGGATGGCGGCACATTGGTGAACCCGATGGTCGTTGACGGTCAGGTCTGGGGCGGCGCGGCGCAGGGCATCGGCACCGCGCTTTACGAAGAAATGCCCTTTGACGACGCGGCGCAGCCTTTGGCGACCACGCTGGCCGACTACCTGCTGCCCGGCGCGGGCGAGGTGCCCTCGATCCCGATCGACCATATGGTGACCCCCTCCCCGATCAGCCGCTTTGGCCAGAAGGGCATCGGCGAAAGCGGCGCCATCGGCCCGCCCGCCGCCATCGGCAATGCGGTCAACGATGCGCTGCGCCCCCTGCGCGCCGGGGTGACCGACCTGCCGATCACGCCCGACAGGGTGCTGGCCGCGCTTGCCGCCGCCGATCCTGCGGAGCCACAGCCCGCCTTGGCCGAAGAGGTCCGCCCATGA
- a CDS encoding FAD binding domain-containing protein — protein sequence MKPAPFQLLTAPDLPAALPLLSDAAAETKPVAGSQSLGPMLNLRLARPARLLDVSRLPELRRVEEDADAITYGAALTHAEFEDGTLPDATPGWLPAIARRIAYRAVRNRGTIGGSLAHADPAADWVNTLIALGASVRLAGGTAPRDMALNDFITGPLATALAPGEVITAIRIPRRTPAARWSYWKFCRKQGEFAKASAAILADPARGDYRVLAGALDRAPVLLPDARALIDGQADASQVVTAALPDLSPARLTLQITATRRALASLTEGTPA from the coding sequence ATGAAACCCGCTCCGTTCCAGCTTCTGACCGCGCCCGACCTGCCCGCCGCCTTGCCGCTGCTGAGTGATGCCGCGGCGGAGACAAAGCCCGTCGCCGGTAGCCAATCCCTCGGCCCGATGCTGAACCTGCGGCTGGCCCGGCCCGCGCGGTTGCTCGATGTCAGCCGCCTGCCGGAGCTTCGCCGCGTCGAGGAGGACGCCGATGCCATCACCTATGGCGCCGCGCTCACCCATGCGGAATTCGAGGACGGCACCCTGCCCGATGCAACGCCCGGCTGGCTGCCCGCGATTGCCCGCCGCATCGCCTATCGCGCGGTGCGCAACCGCGGCACCATCGGCGGCAGTCTGGCCCATGCCGATCCCGCCGCCGATTGGGTCAACACGCTGATCGCGCTTGGCGCGTCGGTGCGGCTGGCGGGCGGCACCGCGCCGCGCGACATGGCCCTGAACGATTTCATCACCGGCCCGCTTGCCACCGCGCTGGCCCCGGGGGAGGTCATCACCGCCATCCGCATCCCCCGCCGCACGCCCGCCGCGCGCTGGTCCTATTGGAAATTCTGCCGCAAGCAGGGCGAGTTTGCCAAGGCCAGCGCGGCCATTCTCGCCGATCCCGCGCGCGGGGACTACCGCGTGCTGGCGGGTGCGCTCGACCGCGCGCCGGTCCTGTTGCCCGACGCCCGCGCGCTGATCGACGGGCAGGCTGATGCGTCGCAGGTGGTGACCGCCGCCCTGCCCGACCTGTCGCCCGCGCGCCTGACCCTGCAAATCACCGCGACCCGCCGCGCGCTTGCCAGCCTCACCGAAGGGACGCCCGCATGA